From Providencia sp. R33, a single genomic window includes:
- a CDS encoding mechanosensitive ion channel family protein: MQQQLLDWVHQFNQDYANLASLLMVLGLILIVALVLHLFLHKILLPTLEKRGQKSAGSWPHLLTQHYLFNRIAFVIQGVVVNIQATLWLSAGSTAQTVLKVGSQAWCLLFGLLTIYSILDIVLGILQRAAKTAHLPLRGIFQSIKLIASILIAIMIIALLIGKSPLIILSGLGAMTAVMMLVFKDPIMGLVAGIQLSANNMVNIGDWLEMPKYGADGAVVDIGLTTVKVRNWDNTVTTIPTYALISDSFKNWKGMTESGGRRIKRSFRIDATSVHFLTPEEITLCEKANLLEPYIGQKVSEIQVFNSAIPDEKAIPLNQRRLTNIGTFRAYIDAYLKAHPNIHKKMTIMVRQLESDSNGIPIEIYAFTNTTVWVEYERIQSDIFDHIFSILPQFNLMPHQSPTGNDVRLINSSAVKPLTPSD; the protein is encoded by the coding sequence ATGCAGCAGCAACTGCTCGACTGGGTACACCAGTTTAATCAAGACTATGCCAACCTCGCCTCTTTGCTCATGGTGCTTGGGCTCATACTGATTGTCGCCCTTGTATTGCACCTTTTTTTACACAAAATATTACTGCCTACGTTAGAAAAACGGGGGCAAAAATCTGCGGGTAGCTGGCCTCATTTGCTCACCCAACATTATCTTTTCAACCGAATTGCATTTGTGATCCAAGGGGTGGTAGTTAATATCCAAGCAACGCTTTGGCTATCTGCTGGCTCAACCGCACAAACCGTTCTTAAGGTTGGCTCACAAGCATGGTGCCTACTATTTGGTTTATTAACGATTTATTCTATTCTCGATATCGTATTAGGTATCCTACAACGTGCTGCCAAAACCGCACACCTTCCTCTGCGAGGCATATTCCAAAGTATTAAGCTCATAGCATCAATACTGATTGCCATCATGATCATTGCACTACTGATTGGTAAATCTCCACTGATTATTTTAAGTGGGTTAGGTGCCATGACGGCAGTGATGATGTTGGTATTTAAAGACCCTATAATGGGCTTAGTTGCTGGAATACAGCTATCAGCCAATAATATGGTGAATATTGGTGATTGGTTAGAAATGCCAAAATACGGTGCTGACGGTGCCGTTGTTGATATTGGTTTAACCACAGTGAAAGTCCGTAACTGGGATAATACCGTTACGACCATTCCAACTTATGCATTAATTTCAGATTCTTTTAAGAACTGGAAAGGCATGACAGAATCTGGTGGGCGACGGATAAAACGCAGTTTTCGTATTGATGCCACCAGCGTACATTTTTTAACGCCTGAAGAAATTACGCTCTGCGAAAAAGCCAATTTACTTGAACCATATATTGGCCAAAAAGTATCTGAAATCCAAGTATTTAATTCTGCAATTCCTGATGAGAAAGCGATCCCATTAAACCAACGCCGTTTGACAAATATCGGGACATTTCGTGCTTATATTGATGCCTATTTAAAAGCACACCCTAACATTCATAAAAAAATGACCATCATGGTAAGGCAATTGGAATCGGACTCGAATGGTATTCCTATCGAGATTTACGCATTTACAAATACAACGGTTTGGGTTGAATATGAAAGGATCCAATCAGATATCTTTGACCACATTTTTTCTATCTTACCGCAATTTAATTTAATGCCACATCAATCACCTACCGGAAATGATGTTAGATTAATTAACTCGTCGGCAGTAAAACCGTTAACACCAAGTGATTAG